A window from Myxocyprinus asiaticus isolate MX2 ecotype Aquarium Trade chromosome 37, UBuf_Myxa_2, whole genome shotgun sequence encodes these proteins:
- the LOC127428351 gene encoding glutathione peroxidase 1-like, with protein MNELHSRYADQGLIILGAPCNQFGHQENCKNGEILQSLKYICPGNGFEPKFQLLEKLELNGQNAHPLFLFLKEKLPDDSMSLMTDPKSIIWSPVNRNDVA; from the exons ATGAACGAGCTCCACAGCCGCTATGCGGATCAGGGGCTGATTATCCTGGGCGCTCCCTGCAACCAGTTTGGACATCAG GAGAATTGCAAGAATGGAGAAATCCTGCAATCTCTGAAATACATCTGTCCTGGAAATGGCTTCGAACCCAAATTCCAGCTTCTGGAGAAGCTGGAATTGAATGGCCAGAACGCCCACCCTTTGTTCTTGTTCCTCAAAGAGAAGCTGCCAGACGACTCCATGTCCCTAATGACTGATCCCAAATCCATCATCTGGAGTCCTGTGAATAGGAATGACGTCGCTTAG